In the genome of Hymenobacter taeanensis, one region contains:
- a CDS encoding peptidase M61 produces the protein MKTFYLALGLGLAVASTAQAQQPAGYQISLDLQNIQNDRVKVVVNTPPVKEAQVTYVMPSVVPGSYSKKDYGRFVTSFKAFDSKGKQLKVKNNGPNLFVIDNAKNLVRLEYLVDDTWDAKQDDSFIFQPGGTNIDAGRNVTINHYGFYGYLEGYKMQPYQVSVQKPADFYGASALDVRHESPTKDVFTANSYVTLADGPVLYNKPDTASFSTGGARISVAVLSEGGLVKAAQVSEMLRPMSEALTKFFGKMPVPKYQFLMYFPGLNSPLNSKNGGYGAMEHSYSSLYFLPEIPDPDRMRSMVLEVASHEFLHMLAPLNIHSKEIGEFDFQNPKMSQHLWLYEGVTEYVSQLVQVRGGLITPDEFRERMKDKIDKAQKFQDVSFTEMSRKILETPYKDMYNNVYEKGALIGLLLDIRIRELSQGRQTLRDVLLALREKYGPDRSFEDSQLIPEVVALTNPQVQQFFDRYVIGAEPLPLTEYLGKIGWVYAPVGQAKVKAFGNIGFGYDQEKDQFRAMKTKADENAFGLKEGDVIVAVNGQAVNMQTAEKLLRPLVEPKTAEPVRVKFRSGASGPEQERQATPREFDVEVKNIVEAVPTPTPTQQALQDGLLKG, from the coding sequence ATGAAAACGTTCTATCTGGCCTTGGGGCTAGGCTTGGCCGTGGCTAGTACGGCGCAGGCCCAGCAGCCAGCCGGTTATCAGATTTCTCTCGACCTTCAGAATATTCAGAACGACCGCGTGAAGGTGGTCGTGAATACGCCGCCGGTGAAAGAGGCGCAGGTTACCTACGTGATGCCTTCGGTGGTGCCCGGCTCGTACTCCAAGAAGGATTATGGCCGCTTTGTTACCAGCTTCAAGGCCTTCGATAGCAAGGGCAAGCAGCTCAAGGTGAAGAATAATGGCCCCAACCTCTTCGTCATCGATAACGCTAAGAACCTGGTGCGCCTGGAGTACTTGGTAGATGATACCTGGGACGCCAAGCAAGACGATTCCTTCATCTTCCAGCCCGGCGGCACTAACATTGATGCCGGCCGCAACGTGACCATTAACCACTATGGTTTTTATGGCTACCTGGAGGGCTACAAGATGCAGCCCTACCAGGTAAGCGTGCAAAAGCCCGCTGATTTCTACGGCGCTTCTGCCCTTGATGTGCGACACGAGTCGCCCACCAAGGACGTATTTACGGCTAACAGCTACGTGACCTTAGCCGACGGCCCGGTGCTCTACAACAAGCCCGATACGGCCAGCTTTAGCACGGGCGGTGCCCGCATTTCGGTGGCTGTGCTGTCAGAGGGTGGCCTAGTGAAGGCCGCGCAGGTGAGCGAAATGCTACGGCCCATGTCGGAGGCGCTGACCAAGTTTTTTGGCAAGATGCCGGTGCCGAAGTACCAGTTTCTGATGTATTTCCCCGGCCTCAACTCCCCGCTAAACAGCAAAAACGGTGGCTACGGGGCCATGGAGCACAGCTATTCCTCGCTCTACTTCTTGCCCGAGATTCCGGACCCGGACCGTATGCGGAGCATGGTGCTGGAAGTGGCCTCGCATGAGTTTCTGCACATGCTAGCTCCCCTCAACATCCACAGCAAGGAAATTGGAGAGTTTGACTTCCAGAACCCCAAAATGTCGCAGCACCTGTGGCTGTATGAGGGCGTGACGGAGTACGTGTCGCAGCTGGTACAGGTGCGCGGGGGCTTGATTACGCCCGACGAGTTCCGGGAGCGGATGAAGGACAAAATTGACAAGGCTCAGAAATTCCAGGATGTGTCGTTCACGGAAATGAGCCGCAAGATTCTGGAGACGCCCTACAAAGACATGTACAACAACGTGTATGAGAAGGGTGCCCTAATAGGCCTACTGCTGGATATCCGCATCCGGGAGCTTAGCCAGGGCCGCCAGACCCTGCGCGACGTACTGCTGGCCCTGCGCGAAAAATACGGCCCCGACCGTTCTTTTGAGGACAGCCAGCTTATTCCGGAGGTAGTAGCCCTCACCAACCCGCAGGTGCAGCAGTTCTTTGACCGCTACGTGATAGGCGCCGAACCGCTGCCGCTCACGGAGTATCTTGGTAAAATTGGCTGGGTATACGCCCCCGTAGGCCAGGCCAAGGTGAAAGCCTTCGGCAACATTGGCTTCGGGTACGATCAGGAAAAAGACCAGTTCCGGGCCATGAAGACCAAGGCCGACGAAAATGCCTTTGGCCTGAAAGAAGGTGACGTAATAGTAGCCGTAAACGGGCAGGCCGTAAACATGCAAACCGCCGAGAAGCTGCTGCGCCCCTTGGTGGAGCCTAAAACGGCTGAGCCAGTGCGAGTGAAATTTCGCAGTGGCGCCAGCGGCCCTGAGCAAGAGCGACAGGCCACTCCGCGCGAGTTTGATGTGGAGGTGAAAAACATAGTAGAAGCCGTTCCAACCCCCACACCCACCCAGCAAGCCCTGCAGGACGGGTTATTGAAAGGGTAA
- the lptB gene encoding LPS export ABC transporter ATP-binding protein codes for MILRAEHLVKKYKSRTVVNDMSLHVEQGEIVGLLGPNGAGKTTSFYMTVGMVKPNEGRIFLDDQEITHLPIYKRARLGIGYLAQEASVFRDLSVEENILSVLEMTDLSKQAQRDKTEELLNEFSLTHVRKNLGRVLSGGERRRTEIARALAVDPKFVLLDEPFAGVDPIAVEEIQGIVAKLKHKNIGILITDHNVNETLSIVDRAYLLFEGKLLKAGTAEELAADEMVRRVYLGKHFELKRKI; via the coding sequence ATGATTTTACGAGCCGAACACCTGGTTAAGAAATACAAGTCGCGCACAGTGGTGAACGATATGTCGCTGCACGTAGAGCAGGGCGAAATCGTAGGCCTATTGGGGCCCAACGGGGCCGGTAAAACCACATCGTTCTACATGACGGTGGGTATGGTGAAGCCCAACGAGGGCCGGATTTTTCTTGATGACCAGGAAATTACCCATCTGCCCATCTATAAGCGGGCTCGTTTAGGCATTGGCTACCTGGCTCAGGAGGCCAGCGTGTTTCGTGACCTAAGCGTAGAGGAAAACATCCTCTCAGTGCTGGAAATGACAGACCTCTCAAAGCAGGCCCAGCGCGATAAAACCGAAGAGCTGCTCAACGAGTTTAGCCTGACCCACGTGCGCAAAAACCTGGGCCGGGTGCTCTCAGGAGGTGAGCGGCGGCGCACTGAAATTGCCCGTGCCCTGGCCGTAGACCCCAAATTTGTGCTCTTAGATGAACCCTTTGCTGGCGTTGACCCCATTGCCGTGGAGGAAATCCAGGGCATTGTGGCCAAGCTCAAGCACAAGAACATCGGTATCCTTATCACCGACCACAACGTGAACGAGACGCTTAGCATCGTAGACCGGGCGTACCTGCTCTTCGAGGGCAAACTTCTAAAAGCAGGCACGGCCGAGGAGCTGGCCGCCGATGAGATGGTACGCCGAGTATATCTGGGCAAACATTTTGAGCTGAAGCGCAAGATTTAG